The Triticum aestivum cultivar Chinese Spring chromosome 5A, IWGSC CS RefSeq v2.1, whole genome shotgun sequence genomic sequence CGTCGCCTAGGCGACGCCTTAGGGACGCCTTGAAAACAGAGGCCCGGTGCATCTTTTTATTTACACTATAGAAATAGAGACGTTAAAATTTCATGTTGGGTTTTGAATCAGGGTCGTTAGAAAATAACCAACCAACGCCGACCATTATTAGCCTACTTATGTACTCCTCTGTTCACTATCATAAGATGTTCTAattttttctgaatcggatgtacATAGatgcattttagtgtgtttgttaaCTCCTTTCAgtctgtatgtggtccatattgaaatatccaaaacatcttataatagtgaacagAGGGACTATTATATATGCAGTTACTGTAATCTGTGATCACTGTTTCTGCAAAGTTTATGTGATAAAACTGTCGGTGCATAAATCAGGTCCGCAGCATGAAGAGAGCAAGAGACATTCGAGATCAACTGGAGGGACTTATGGAGAGAGTTGAGATTGAGGTCTGTTCAAATGCCAGTGACTTGGATGCTATTAAAAAGGCTATAACATCCGGTACGTATACTGATGATTCAGTTGCTTTATTTGTGCAAGTTGCCTGAGATGGATAAATCTGATAAGTGGGTACTTGTGGGTTGCAGGTTTCTTCCACCATTCTGCACGGTTGCAGAAGAATGGTTCATATAGAACTGTCAAGAACCCTCAGACGGTCTTTATCCACCCTAGTTCAGGATTAGCACAGGCATGTTGAGTTGTCGTATTTATTTTTACATCCTGGACATTCCATCATCCATAGTAGTAGTCTTGTCCAAGTTCTTTTTCTGACATTTTTTATATTTGCCTTGTATATGCAGCTACTTCCTCGTTGGGTAATATACCACGAACTAGTTCTCACGACAAAAGAGTACATGCGCCAGGTTTGCACAGTTTCTCCAGAATTAAGCAAGCTGCAAAAGAAAGGATTGATTGTCGTCTGAAATGCTAtggccaatgcgtgcatgcaggtGACGGAACTGAAGCCCGAATGGCTGGTGGAAATTGCTCCGCACTACTACCAACTAAAAGATGTGGACGACGGTAAGCGTGGAACTTGATGTTATTTCTTGGTTGAAGCGAAGAGCTGTAGCTTACGAAACATTTCCCCTTTTATTTGTCCGCACAGCTGGTTCAAAGAAGCTGCCCAAGGGCCAAGGACGAGCTGCATTGTAGACTGCCTGGACTCATGAAGCCAGCGTTTGGACAGATTAGATGTTGCGTAAACAGTTTAGTTTCGAATATCGGATCGGGATCCCTTTTCTACCTTCTCTTAGATTACATTATATCACTCACCAGGTCCTGTCAACATGACCCACCGTTCTTGTACAAGTTTGTGGGTGTGGGTAGAGCTGTAGACAGTTTGGCACAACCCAGCGTTGATGCCGGGACCCTCAGTCCTTCGTCATGCTGGTTATCAAACAAACATACATTGGCTACCACTATACTACAATCCAACTAAGTTTTCAAttaaaatagtttaaatttgagttTAACTCGCACATAGAGTCTAGTTGTGCCTTTTTTTTGAACACAGAAGTTTTCATTCATTTAACAACAACGTACATATACAATCTTGCATTGCATGATGCATGAAACTGCAGCTATATCTGCATTTAGGCATGTACCTATGCCTGAATTTAAACACCTGTAGCTAAAAGATGCGTTCTGAATCTTCACTGCCAACTTGGCTTGATGATGAGCTCTAAAATTATAACTTTTATTGATATGATATATCCTGGAAGCATCAAGGGCTCTGGAGCTGCTATTTTATCAAGTTGTGGGCTGATGGACCAATGTCTAGGAGCAAGCATGATGTTTTTTGATGGAGTCAATTACTCCACCGGTGTCACAACTTGGCGCGAAAAGTTAGTTTAGTGCTAAAACTTCTGGCATACATTGAACTGGTGCCACAACTTGGCTTTGACGTGCATATACGGTGCAAACCACATTTCTATAAATAGAGTGCTGATTAGGCACGCCAACATGGCATGGGGCCGCTGTCAGTGACTGGACGGCAAAGTGGATGTCTGGCAGTTATTTTGCAAAAGaaaaaatcttgaatttttttttgtCACAAAAAATACTATGCCACGGCTGCAAGGGTCCACGTGTCAGCTTCCCACAAATAAATGAAAAGCAGCAGCACAAGGCTAACCATCTGACCCTCAGGTTCACCTGAGATAATCTTATGATCGCTTCTTAAATAAATTATATTTAAAATATAAATAATTACATGTATATTGATttaatatgtaaaatttggtataaaaacaAAAATATGGGTTATAAGACCA encodes the following:
- the LOC123106095 gene encoding pre-mRNA-splicing factor ATP-dependent RNA helicase DEAH1-like; the encoded protein is MKRARDIRDQLEGLMERVEIEVCSNASDLDAIKKAITSGFFHHSARLQKNGSYRTVKNPQTVFIHPSSGLAQLLPRWVIYHELVLTTKEYMRQVTELKPEWLVEIAPHYYQLKDVDDAGSKKLPKGQGRAAL